One segment of Pseudomonas asgharzadehiana DNA contains the following:
- a CDS encoding response regulator transcription factor: MEFIVSGSWKGQLGMGLAAREISCLLAVAAGHTDKEIAARDGLSPRSVKGRIESAMFKLGVFRRPALVAEAMLRGLITATAPSSPDPRQHDQKSEDGVFIA, encoded by the coding sequence ATGGAATTTATCGTATCGGGATCATGGAAGGGTCAGCTAGGAATGGGGTTGGCCGCACGAGAGATTTCGTGTCTTCTTGCTGTTGCTGCCGGACATACAGATAAAGAAATTGCTGCGCGCGACGGACTTTCTCCAAGATCCGTCAAGGGCCGGATTGAATCCGCCATGTTCAAATTGGGCGTTTTCAGGCGCCCAGCACTTGTCGCCGAAGCTATGTTGCGTGGTCTTATCACCGCTACAGCCCCGTCCTCACCTGACCCCCGACAGCACGATCAAAAATCCGAAGATGGTGTATTCATCGCCTGA
- a CDS encoding XRE family transcriptional regulator has product MKIQKKKPLTEKQLAECAALKEIFNAKKEALGLTQEKAAQHLGMNQGSFSHYLNGRNAINLEFALSVSQLLGVPVTDFAPRYATALSDFGPRSLDSFMRFRIEGKGAEGHINEWFGHIHASAAAYPLVPWYSLRMRNPASDRFEDESDPDFIASTEPAGADGYWIPMQGPSMSSAAAPSFPPGSYLLIKPNDFEIKAGKFYLARHSGGDFAIRQYMREASSDYLVALNPTFPTLGLNPDWTLVGRVVDVRMPGL; this is encoded by the coding sequence ATGAAAATACAGAAAAAAAAGCCACTGACTGAAAAGCAGCTGGCGGAATGCGCAGCGCTGAAAGAAATATTCAACGCTAAAAAAGAAGCCCTAGGCCTTACTCAGGAAAAAGCGGCTCAACACTTAGGGATGAACCAGGGTTCGTTTAGTCACTACCTGAATGGTCGAAACGCTATCAATCTCGAATTTGCGCTCTCTGTTTCCCAGTTACTGGGAGTGCCAGTAACAGACTTTGCTCCTCGTTATGCGACAGCTCTTTCGGACTTTGGGCCTCGCAGCCTTGATAGCTTCATGCGCTTTCGTATCGAGGGCAAAGGGGCTGAAGGGCATATAAATGAATGGTTTGGGCATATACACGCTTCAGCAGCAGCCTATCCACTAGTGCCTTGGTATAGCCTTCGAATGAGGAACCCTGCCAGCGACCGATTTGAAGACGAGAGCGACCCAGATTTTATTGCAAGCACTGAGCCGGCTGGAGCCGACGGTTATTGGATCCCAATGCAAGGCCCTTCGATGTCGAGCGCTGCCGCTCCCAGCTTCCCTCCAGGCTCATACCTACTCATAAAACCAAATGATTTTGAGATTAAAGCTGGGAAGTTTTACCTAGCGCGTCACTCTGGCGGCGACTTTGCGATCAGGCAATACATGAGGGAGGCAAGCTCTGATTATCTGGTCGCCCTCAACCCGACCTTTCCCACATTGGGGCTTAATCCAGACTGGACTTTGGTGGGCCGGGTAGTCGATGTGCGCATGCCGGGATTATAA
- a CDS encoding Cro/Cl family transcriptional regulator encodes MKVQRTPLAEYAAKRHALTAKRLGMTQGALSKAIRDGRVIYVTDCPDGSISAVEEKPFPGQRREPQLSEFVNARPSTAPKKAPEGPVNVSSTHQVTR; translated from the coding sequence ATGAAAGTGCAGCGCACACCACTCGCGGAATATGCCGCTAAACGCCATGCCTTGACGGCAAAACGCTTGGGAATGACTCAGGGCGCGCTGAGCAAGGCCATTCGTGATGGACGGGTCATTTACGTCACAGATTGTCCCGATGGATCAATTAGTGCTGTGGAGGAAAAGCCGTTCCCCGGGCAGCGCAGGGAGCCTCAGCTAAGTGAGTTCGTAAATGCTAGGCCATCTACAGCGCCAAAAAAAGCGCCTGAAGGACCTGTGAATGTATCCAGTACCCATCAGGTTACCCGGTGA
- a CDS encoding Cro/CI family transcriptional regulator has protein sequence MSGISVCIPLAEFIERVGRAKAAQALGCTGPALSKAIAMGRTIFVERTEDGRISATEVSKFPGR, from the coding sequence GTGAGCGGTATCTCGGTCTGTATTCCGCTTGCTGAATTTATTGAGCGAGTAGGTAGGGCAAAAGCGGCTCAGGCGCTCGGCTGTACAGGGCCCGCTCTGTCGAAAGCAATCGCGATGGGAAGGACCATTTTTGTCGAGCGAACGGAAGACGGCAGGATTTCGGCAACCGAAGTCAGCAAGTTTCCGGGCCGTTGA
- a CDS encoding Rha family transcriptional regulator, with protein MIIAKFEGGEAVTMSSQEIADLVGKRHDNVKRTIESLAAGRVIGLPQIEEIPTATKPVSVYVFSGAKGKRDSLVVVAQLSPEFTGALVDRWQHLEQQVQAPALPGDYISALEHLLESKRSEQLAIEQRDQAIETKAEIGSRREATAMATASAAVRQANQLKEELGRGLRQATVAAVEKVAKRKLGKQGFRPLKNWCAENGVQVPKVHDPRYGWVRSWPASAWAAVYQIDLADLFGADGEQA; from the coding sequence ATGATCATCGCCAAATTCGAAGGCGGCGAAGCTGTCACCATGTCCTCGCAAGAGATCGCCGACCTGGTGGGCAAGCGTCACGACAACGTGAAGCGGACCATCGAGTCGCTTGCGGCAGGCCGCGTTATTGGATTACCTCAAATTGAGGAAATCCCGACCGCTACAAAACCGGTAAGCGTTTACGTGTTTTCAGGCGCTAAGGGTAAGCGCGACAGCCTCGTCGTGGTCGCCCAACTCAGCCCTGAGTTCACTGGCGCGCTGGTAGATCGTTGGCAACATCTGGAGCAGCAGGTGCAGGCGCCAGCGTTGCCCGGCGACTACATCTCAGCCCTGGAGCACTTGCTTGAATCTAAGCGCTCCGAACAGCTTGCGATCGAGCAGCGCGACCAGGCCATCGAAACTAAGGCTGAGATCGGTTCGCGCCGTGAAGCTACGGCGATGGCCACAGCGTCGGCAGCTGTTCGGCAGGCCAACCAGCTCAAGGAAGAACTTGGGCGCGGCCTGCGGCAGGCCACCGTCGCCGCGGTGGAGAAGGTAGCCAAGCGCAAGTTAGGCAAGCAGGGTTTCCGTCCGCTGAAGAATTGGTGCGCTGAGAACGGCGTGCAAGTCCCGAAAGTCCACGATCCGCGTTATGGCTGGGTTCGCTCCTGGCCCGCCTCTGCCTGGGCAGCCGTTTACCAAATTGACTTGGCTGACCTGTTTGGCGCCGATGGAGAACAAGCATGA
- a CDS encoding helix-turn-helix domain-containing protein, with protein MSMDLMVKAMKTKVGNPLRKLVLVKLADNASDQGECWPSYQHIADQCEIDRSTVRRHIRKLAEQGLLRVENRDGPKGNSSNLYFLTLGGVGQKSTPVGTESTGVGAVPTGGVGTESTRTNHPSEPVNEPKILCTPEAELGEAFEVFWKLYPNKKSKKDARKAWDKLEPDAELRLTLMTALGNHRLSRDWTKDDGQFVPMASTWLNGERWTDVLKPAAANGQAYNNLPQHTDDMYQQEAPNGSAF; from the coding sequence ATGAGCATGGATCTGATGGTCAAGGCCATGAAAACCAAGGTTGGCAACCCGCTGCGCAAGCTGGTACTGGTCAAGCTGGCCGATAACGCCAGTGATCAGGGCGAGTGCTGGCCGTCGTACCAGCATATCGCCGACCAGTGCGAGATCGACCGTAGCACTGTTCGTAGGCATATCAGGAAGTTAGCCGAGCAGGGGCTGTTGCGGGTGGAGAATCGTGATGGCCCCAAGGGCAACTCTTCGAACCTGTATTTCCTGACCCTCGGAGGTGTAGGCCAAAAAAGCACACCTGTAGGCACAGAAAGCACAGGTGTGGGCGCTGTGCCTACAGGGGGTGTAGGCACAGAAAGCACCAGAACCAATCACCCTTCTGAACCAGTCAATGAACCTAAAATCTTGTGCACGCCGGAAGCGGAATTGGGTGAAGCCTTCGAGGTTTTCTGGAAGCTGTACCCCAACAAGAAATCGAAGAAGGACGCTCGCAAGGCCTGGGACAAGCTCGAGCCAGACGCTGAACTTCGCTTGACCCTGATGACCGCCTTGGGCAACCACCGCCTTTCCCGCGACTGGACCAAGGACGACGGGCAGTTCGTGCCGATGGCGTCGACCTGGCTGAACGGCGAGCGCTGGACTGACGTACTCAAGCCCGCTGCCGCCAATGGCCAGGCATACAACAACCTACCCCAGCACACCGACGATATGTATCAGCAGGAGGCGCCCAATGGCTCAGCGTTCTAA
- a CDS encoding ATP-binding protein — MAQRSNFRRQPEMREFAGECPIHGAVDRSEVEQFDGSILTRPCKQCQYHGLRVAPQGSAEHSQALAHLAAERVNSAFIGSGITPRFAKCTFATYRATTPAMVDALEKCQVYARDFAQHYQAGRNLLLTGNVGTGKTHLACSIVRQVIGLNAIAVITTAAEIIRVFKRSMARDSGYTEGDVIDELASFDLLVVDEVGAQAGTAYELAVLHEVIDKRYQLVRPSVLISNLPATSKQDVDGKSTPSLEQYIGVRALDRLRENGALLAGFTWASARGRA; from the coding sequence ATGGCTCAGCGTTCTAACTTTCGCCGCCAGCCTGAGATGCGCGAGTTCGCCGGTGAATGCCCTATCCACGGCGCGGTGGATCGTTCCGAGGTTGAGCAGTTCGACGGATCGATACTGACCCGCCCATGCAAGCAGTGCCAGTACCATGGCCTGCGGGTGGCGCCGCAGGGTAGCGCAGAGCATTCCCAGGCACTGGCTCACCTCGCTGCTGAACGCGTTAACAGCGCGTTTATAGGCTCTGGCATAACGCCTCGATTCGCTAAATGCACATTCGCAACTTACCGAGCAACTACGCCCGCGATGGTCGACGCCCTGGAGAAGTGCCAGGTCTACGCCAGAGACTTCGCCCAGCACTACCAGGCCGGCCGCAATCTGCTGCTGACCGGGAATGTCGGTACCGGCAAGACCCACCTGGCCTGCAGCATCGTTCGGCAGGTTATCGGCCTGAATGCGATCGCAGTGATCACCACCGCCGCCGAGATCATCCGGGTTTTCAAGCGCTCAATGGCACGGGACTCCGGCTACACCGAGGGCGACGTGATCGATGAGCTGGCAAGCTTTGACTTGTTGGTAGTCGATGAAGTCGGCGCCCAGGCAGGCACAGCGTACGAGCTGGCAGTTCTGCATGAGGTCATCGACAAGCGCTATCAACTGGTCCGGCCTTCGGTACTGATCTCCAACTTGCCGGCCACCTCGAAGCAGGACGTTGACGGGAAGTCCACGCCGAGCCTAGAGCAGTACATCGGCGTTCGGGCCCTGGATCGTCTACGCGAGAACGGCGCATTGCTGGCCGGCTTCACCTGGGCCTCGGCACGGGGGCGCGCATGA
- a CDS encoding replicative DNA helicase has translation MNDYRELYSDEAEHALLGALMLDGDLFDSITASVTTADFHDPENAALFQVMLDLHATGAPVDPVTLHDFKPFLPSGGTTIAYAGELARNTPSTANWKAYARTVAERAVLRRLVEAADAVRDSANENRPVAEIIASAQQAMADLRDLDTGEPDYKRMDEVVTRNIDIIDSKYNGNLPTGLSTGLTDLDKLIRGLRKKTVTIVAGLPGSGKTTLGLQIAQHIACGGFGVGMVFSLEMPEEELANRALASLGSVDLQVLDSGRLEDDDWPRLTSAVSKINGKPLYVCDKSDLTVARIRSICRQVKRKHGLDVVVIDYIGLIGSDGKAFNRTSELGKISTGIVNIAKELEVPVILLAQLNRDSTKRPGKKPIASDLRDSGQIEADAHCIILVHRDMDDEQGQNGVTELIMPKCRHAPVGSCVVQQQGKFARFVNFAGREPTQEEVEINRPFADQYKGRKKHG, from the coding sequence ATGAACGACTACCGCGAGCTCTACAGCGACGAGGCCGAGCACGCGCTGCTTGGCGCGCTGATGCTGGATGGTGACTTGTTCGACTCGATCACTGCCAGCGTGACCACCGCCGACTTCCACGATCCGGAGAACGCGGCGCTGTTCCAGGTCATGCTGGACCTGCACGCTACCGGGGCCCCCGTTGACCCCGTCACGCTTCACGACTTCAAACCTTTCCTCCCAAGTGGCGGCACGACCATTGCCTACGCGGGCGAACTGGCGAGGAACACCCCCAGCACGGCCAACTGGAAGGCATACGCCCGAACGGTGGCAGAGAGGGCAGTGCTTCGGCGCCTGGTTGAAGCTGCCGACGCTGTGCGTGATTCGGCCAATGAGAACAGGCCGGTGGCTGAAATCATTGCCAGCGCGCAGCAGGCCATGGCCGATCTTCGCGACCTTGACACCGGCGAGCCTGATTACAAGCGAATGGACGAGGTGGTCACGCGAAACATCGACATCATCGACTCAAAATACAACGGCAACTTGCCGACTGGTCTTTCTACCGGCCTGACGGATCTGGACAAGCTGATCCGAGGCCTGCGCAAAAAGACGGTGACTATCGTCGCCGGCCTGCCGGGCAGCGGTAAAACCACACTTGGGCTGCAAATTGCCCAGCACATCGCATGCGGAGGGTTCGGTGTCGGCATGGTGTTCTCGCTGGAAATGCCAGAGGAGGAGTTGGCGAACAGGGCCTTGGCGTCTCTGGGCTCCGTCGACCTGCAGGTTCTGGACAGTGGGCGACTTGAGGACGACGACTGGCCTCGCCTGACCTCCGCTGTCAGCAAGATCAACGGCAAGCCACTGTATGTCTGTGACAAGTCTGATCTCACCGTCGCGCGCATCCGCAGCATTTGTCGACAGGTCAAGCGAAAGCATGGCCTCGACGTGGTGGTCATCGACTACATCGGATTGATTGGCTCCGACGGGAAGGCGTTCAACCGCACGTCTGAACTCGGGAAGATCTCGACCGGCATCGTCAACATCGCAAAGGAGCTGGAGGTGCCGGTGATCCTGCTCGCCCAGCTCAACCGGGATTCGACCAAACGCCCAGGCAAGAAGCCCATTGCTTCAGATCTGCGTGACTCTGGCCAGATCGAGGCTGACGCCCACTGCATCATTCTGGTCCACCGCGACATGGACGACGAGCAGGGCCAGAACGGTGTGACCGAGCTGATCATGCCTAAGTGCAGGCACGCGCCGGTCGGTTCGTGCGTTGTGCAGCAGCAGGGCAAGTTCGCGCGCTTCGTCAATTTCGCGGGCCGTGAGCCCACCCAGGAAGAGGTGGAGATCAACCGCCCCTTCGCCGACCAGTACAAGGGGAGAAAAAAACATGGGTAA
- a CDS encoding antiterminator Q family protein → MKKRTYTDKPLGDTEYLLEQWGWWRMDGMGVPRYVSPLLALMRDNVQMASPSSYVITDDQALAVDSAMAKLTRRNEQMGLFLWLYFGAKWTMVRIGESGKMSERSTREVIKAGVGWIDGVLHGMSDAA, encoded by the coding sequence ATGAAGAAGCGTACCTACACCGACAAGCCGCTTGGCGATACGGAATACCTGTTGGAGCAGTGGGGCTGGTGGCGCATGGATGGTATGGGGGTGCCCCGGTACGTGTCGCCGCTCTTAGCGCTCATGCGTGACAATGTCCAAATGGCGAGCCCGTCCAGCTACGTGATCACAGATGATCAGGCTCTCGCGGTGGATTCTGCCATGGCAAAGCTGACGCGCCGTAATGAGCAGATGGGTTTGTTCCTCTGGCTCTACTTTGGCGCCAAATGGACGATGGTGCGAATAGGGGAGTCGGGCAAAATGTCAGAGCGCTCGACAAGAGAAGTAATCAAGGCCGGAGTAGGTTGGATTGATGGAGTCCTACACGGGATGAGCGATGCCGCGTAA
- a CDS encoding holin, whose translation MANPTPESIVEVVGASVANKGMLVGGAAGMVGFFSQVNWIGVAGVVVAVLGLLINLYFQVRKDRREHAESQARIQALREQCRS comes from the coding sequence ATGGCCAACCCGACGCCCGAGAGCATCGTAGAGGTGGTGGGTGCGTCAGTGGCCAATAAGGGCATGCTGGTTGGCGGTGCCGCTGGCATGGTGGGATTTTTCTCACAGGTCAACTGGATCGGTGTGGCCGGTGTTGTTGTGGCGGTGCTTGGCCTGCTGATCAATCTGTACTTCCAAGTGCGTAAGGATCGCCGGGAACACGCCGAGAGTCAGGCGCGTATCCAGGCCCTGCGCGAACAGTGCCGATCATGA
- a CDS encoding glycoside hydrolase family protein, whose product MSPVIRQRIAVAILGMSAAGFATWQASEGYTPVAIIPTKGDVPTIGHGSTRYEDGTPVRMGDTITPARAEILARNLNSQAEKQFAASLPGVTLHQAEFDVYMDFIGQYGIGTWLKGSPRRDLLAGNYAQACHDLLKYRYAAGFDCSTPGNKRCAGVWARQLDRHAKCMDAQ is encoded by the coding sequence ATGAGCCCCGTCATCCGCCAGCGTATCGCTGTTGCCATCCTTGGCATGAGCGCCGCCGGCTTCGCAACTTGGCAGGCCAGCGAGGGCTATACGCCTGTTGCGATCATCCCCACCAAGGGCGACGTTCCCACCATCGGCCACGGCTCCACTCGATACGAAGACGGCACGCCAGTCCGCATGGGGGACACCATCACCCCGGCCCGCGCCGAGATCCTGGCCCGCAACCTGAACAGCCAGGCAGAGAAGCAGTTCGCCGCGTCACTGCCGGGTGTCACGCTGCATCAAGCTGAGTTTGACGTGTACATGGACTTCATTGGCCAGTACGGCATTGGCACCTGGCTCAAGGGCTCCCCTCGCCGTGACCTGCTGGCCGGCAACTACGCCCAGGCCTGCCACGACCTGCTCAAGTATCGCTACGCCGCTGGCTTCGACTGCTCCACGCCGGGCAACAAGCGCTGCGCCGGTGTGTGGGCTCGCCAGCTTGATCGCCACGCCAAGTGCATGGACGCGCAATGA
- a CDS encoding lysis system i-spanin subunit Rz, whose product MRITLGICAALAVGLLLALWRLDHVSAKLNASTERVGVLEAANASRKNTQRLLAQLDTEHTKALTDAQTANNQLRTAVATGARRLSVKATCPAVRTAGTTTGLDHADARAELDPAAGARIIAIANDGDEGLIALRAAQDYITAVCLKGGTQ is encoded by the coding sequence ATGAGGATCACCCTCGGCATCTGCGCCGCGCTCGCCGTTGGCCTGCTGCTGGCGTTGTGGCGCCTGGACCATGTCAGCGCCAAGCTTAATGCCTCAACAGAGCGTGTAGGCGTGCTGGAGGCTGCCAACGCATCACGCAAGAACACCCAACGCCTGCTGGCCCAGCTGGATACCGAACATACAAAGGCTCTGACCGATGCCCAGACCGCTAACAACCAGCTTCGTACTGCTGTCGCTACTGGCGCTCGCCGGCTGTCAGTCAAGGCCACCTGTCCCGCCGTGCGAACCGCCGGCACCACCACCGGCCTGGATCATGCAGACGCGCGAGCCGAACTTGACCCAGCGGCTGGAGCAAGAATTATCGCCATCGCCAACGACGGTGACGAAGGACTGATCGCCCTGCGCGCGGCACAGGACTACATCACCGCCGTATGCCTGAAGGGAGGCACCCAATGA
- a CDS encoding terminase large subunit domain-containing protein, with protein sequence MIAESPSSQARADKLELLALLEEKARRDAQRRHLLQFETLYEWQRKFVRATADHTSCMLMAANRVGKTRTGLTVDAMHLLGDYPEDWEGHAFDHAPMCWLLGFSMEKTRDLLQTPLFGTLEGGKWTGGLIPADRIIAHLSATGTSGAMRQITVRHKSGSQSTVQFWSYSQGQHAIMGDSVDWYHIDEEPRDKAIYPQVLTRTATGDGGQGGRGILTFTPENGRTELVVQFMDCPAEGQYIQRATWADAPHLTADTQRKLLGMYPEWQRDMRSKGLPLLGTGLIFDFSDEDIKCQPFPCPPHFYVINGMDFGWDHPQAHVQLWIDIESDVIYLAQAWKKSRVTPSTVWGTVKAWAANIPTAWPSDGLQSEKSSGEQQKKAYVDAGWQMLDVHATWADGGVGVEIGLVELYERMTTGRFKVFSHLSDFFDEKMSYHRDENGKIVKLNDDILSATRYAYMMRRFGQQRWQLESNDSGKFQSEYDPYASN encoded by the coding sequence TTGATCGCAGAATCGCCAAGCTCGCAGGCCAGGGCTGACAAGCTTGAGCTATTGGCGCTGCTTGAGGAAAAGGCGCGCAGGGATGCACAGAGGCGGCACCTGCTCCAGTTTGAGACGCTTTACGAGTGGCAGCGCAAGTTTGTAAGGGCTACGGCTGATCACACGTCCTGCATGCTCATGGCGGCAAACCGAGTGGGCAAGACGCGCACCGGGCTGACAGTTGATGCCATGCACCTGCTGGGCGATTACCCCGAAGACTGGGAGGGCCACGCATTTGACCATGCGCCGATGTGTTGGCTGCTGGGGTTCTCGATGGAGAAAACCCGCGACCTGCTCCAGACGCCGCTGTTCGGCACGCTGGAAGGCGGCAAGTGGACTGGCGGGTTAATCCCCGCTGATCGAATCATTGCGCATCTGTCTGCTACCGGAACATCAGGGGCAATGCGTCAGATCACTGTCCGGCACAAGTCCGGCAGTCAATCAACAGTGCAGTTCTGGTCATACAGCCAGGGCCAGCACGCAATCATGGGTGACAGCGTCGACTGGTATCACATCGACGAAGAGCCACGAGACAAAGCGATCTACCCGCAAGTGCTGACTCGTACTGCCACCGGTGATGGCGGCCAGGGCGGTCGGGGAATTTTGACGTTCACCCCGGAGAACGGCCGAACCGAACTGGTTGTTCAGTTCATGGACTGCCCTGCCGAGGGCCAATACATCCAGCGCGCTACCTGGGCTGATGCACCGCACTTAACCGCTGACACTCAGCGCAAGCTGCTTGGCATGTATCCCGAGTGGCAGCGCGACATGCGTTCGAAGGGGCTTCCGTTGCTTGGTACTGGGTTGATATTCGACTTCTCCGATGAAGACATTAAGTGCCAGCCGTTCCCTTGTCCGCCGCACTTCTACGTCATCAACGGCATGGACTTCGGCTGGGATCACCCGCAAGCACACGTTCAGCTGTGGATCGACATCGAGTCGGATGTGATCTACCTGGCCCAAGCCTGGAAGAAGTCGCGCGTCACGCCATCAACCGTGTGGGGCACCGTCAAGGCTTGGGCTGCAAACATCCCCACTGCATGGCCATCTGACGGCCTGCAGTCTGAGAAATCATCGGGCGAACAGCAGAAGAAGGCCTATGTCGATGCCGGCTGGCAGATGCTCGACGTGCATGCCACCTGGGCTGATGGTGGTGTCGGCGTGGAAATCGGCTTGGTTGAGCTTTACGAGCGCATGACCACAGGCCGTTTCAAGGTGTTTTCGCACCTGTCTGACTTCTTCGACGAGAAGATGAGTTACCACCGGGATGAGAACGGAAAGATCGTCAAGTTGAATGACGACATCCTTTCGGCCACCCGTTACGCATACATGATGCGCCGCTTTGGTCAGCAGCGCTGGCAGCTTGAGTCAAATGACTCGGGCAAATTCCAATCCGAATACGACCCTTACGCGAGTAACTGA
- a CDS encoding portal protein — MADSLRERCEKRYTALKSERDSNWLPEWKELGDFISPRSGRWYNTDTNDGKRRDQKIINPQATFAARTLGAGMHTGMTNPSSPWVKFGTPDPGLMDYAPVKEWLFAAEKAMREVMARGNLYSVLPNRYSEEGIFGTAPMVVMPDDSDLLRSYPLAVGSYMLANNSRNQVDTLYRDFRMTGRQMEQQFGKDKMSTTAQNLLASKPDAWIDICHGIEPNDTREKGRKDNANMPFRSVYWEKSGDKDSMLRESGFKVFPVMAPRWDVLGEDVYGTGPGSMCIGTTKAIQLMERRKAELLEKGVRPPMGAPASLKNQRASILPGSITYLNDMQVGAKFAPLYEVQPAWLGQLRGEIAADSSIIDTAFFVDLFLMISQMDSVRTAYEIATRKEEKLLMLGPVLERQTDDLLDPLVDMYFNQMLEQSIPRWQGMLPGAPLLPPPPKELANMDLRIEFTSILAQAQKAIGVSSIERAIGFAGTVAATTQSLEPLDLLDGDEAMRQYFELIGVPPTMVRADDMVSQIRQQRAQQQQAAQMQQELGTAIQGAQVLSQTDTSGDNALTALAGAV, encoded by the coding sequence TTGGCCGACTCCCTGCGCGAACGCTGCGAGAAGCGCTACACCGCTCTCAAGAGCGAGCGCGACAGTAATTGGCTGCCTGAGTGGAAAGAACTGGGGGACTTTATCAGCCCGCGCTCTGGCCGCTGGTACAACACCGATACGAACGACGGCAAGCGCCGCGACCAGAAGATCATCAACCCACAGGCCACGTTTGCGGCTCGTACGCTGGGCGCTGGCATGCACACCGGCATGACCAACCCGTCGTCGCCTTGGGTGAAGTTTGGAACGCCAGACCCAGGCCTTATGGACTATGCCCCCGTCAAGGAATGGCTGTTTGCAGCAGAGAAGGCTATGCGCGAAGTCATGGCCAGGGGCAACCTTTACAGCGTGCTACCAAACCGCTACAGCGAAGAAGGCATATTCGGCACCGCGCCGATGGTTGTTATGCCCGACGACAGCGACTTGCTGCGCTCGTATCCGCTGGCTGTAGGCAGTTACATGCTGGCCAACAATAGCCGCAACCAGGTGGACACGCTTTACCGTGATTTCCGCATGACTGGGCGCCAGATGGAGCAGCAGTTCGGCAAGGACAAGATGTCCACCACGGCGCAGAACCTGCTGGCCAGCAAGCCAGACGCCTGGATCGACATCTGCCACGGCATCGAACCCAACGATACCCGAGAGAAGGGCCGCAAGGACAACGCCAACATGCCGTTCCGATCCGTGTACTGGGAGAAGAGTGGCGACAAGGATTCAATGCTGCGGGAGTCGGGATTCAAGGTGTTCCCGGTCATGGCGCCGCGCTGGGATGTGCTGGGTGAAGACGTGTACGGCACCGGCCCTGGCTCAATGTGCATCGGTACCACCAAGGCCATCCAGTTGATGGAGCGCCGCAAGGCCGAATTGCTTGAGAAGGGCGTGCGTCCACCAATGGGCGCACCCGCCAGCCTCAAGAATCAGCGGGCTTCCATCCTGCCAGGCAGCATCACTTATCTGAATGACATGCAGGTCGGCGCCAAGTTTGCGCCGTTGTATGAGGTTCAGCCTGCATGGCTTGGCCAGTTGCGTGGTGAGATCGCTGCCGACAGCTCGATCATCGACACAGCCTTCTTCGTCGATCTGTTCCTGATGATCAGCCAGATGGACAGCGTGCGCACCGCGTACGAGATCGCAACCCGCAAGGAAGAAAAGCTGCTGATGCTCGGCCCGGTGCTGGAGCGCCAGACCGATGACTTGCTCGATCCGCTGGTCGACATGTACTTCAACCAGATGCTGGAGCAATCCATTCCACGCTGGCAGGGGATGTTGCCGGGAGCGCCACTGTTGCCACCTCCACCAAAGGAGCTGGCCAACATGGACTTGCGTATCGAGTTCACCAGCATCTTGGCTCAGGCACAGAAGGCTATCGGCGTTTCCAGCATTGAGCGCGCTATTGGGTTCGCCGGCACCGTGGCGGCTACAACCCAAAGCCTGGAGCCGCTCGATCTGCTTGATGGCGATGAAGCCATGCGCCAGTACTTCGAGCTTATCGGTGTGCCGCCAACTATGGTGCGCGCTGACGATATGGTCTCGCAGATCCGCCAGCAACGCGCGCAGCAGCAGCAAGCGGCGCAGATGCAGCAAGAACTGGGTACGGCCATCCAAGGCGCCCAGGTGCTGAGCCAGACCGACACCAGCGGCGATAACGCCCTGACCGCGTTGGCAGGTGCTGTGTAA
- a CDS encoding Bbp19 family protein, which yields MAEQQPTEQELQDIADFKWLMSDHRGRRFMWRTLGHCKLFQGSIGPTDAITNFNEGQRNVGLLLLSQVNDLTPSLYAVMAAENAPQPIPEQTQETDE from the coding sequence ATGGCCGAGCAACAACCAACCGAGCAGGAACTGCAGGACATCGCCGACTTCAAGTGGCTGATGAGCGACCACCGCGGGCGCCGCTTCATGTGGCGAACCCTCGGCCATTGCAAGCTGTTCCAGGGCTCAATAGGCCCCACAGACGCAATCACGAACTTCAACGAAGGCCAGCGCAATGTTGGCCTTCTTCTTTTGAGCCAGGTGAACGACCTGACCCCATCGCTGTACGCGGTCATGGCTGCTGAGAACGCGCCGCAGCCGATCCCCGAACAAACCCAGGAGACAGATGAATGA